TACacgaagaaataaaaaaatcactttcgGCCAAAATGTCTTATTAGCATACTTAAAATATTTGTGTGGACAAATAACAGAAATTGATAGATCAAAGTGAAAGTGGCATACATGGTTTGCTAGAGCAACTCCACTTAAGACTGCTGCTTCTATATTAGAACCAAGCAGCCAATCGCCACATATCCCAGCCCTTCCAAAGGGATCAAAGATACAAGGAATTCCAGGTGTATTGGTTGGCAGAGCTGCACCCCTGCGAATCTCAAAAGTCATATTTTGGTCACATAAGTATATAATTTTTCTGTACCCCATCCTGTATGGAAGACTCTACCTTGCAATTAAGCTGGTTCAAGTACTTTGCTAATTCTTTCAATTCTATACTTAAACTATCTTGCTTTCTTCCATTCTATTGTTCCCCTTTTTCTTCTTAATAACCTACCTACTTCATTCATAGACTGCATATGCAAATACATAGTCTGAACTTCCTGGCTCCTAGGTATCTTATTAGCACAAACTAGAAAAAAGCTCTCCATCCGATCTTGACTTAAACAGTGGCAGGGCATTTCAAAGCACCTAACACTAATAATTGAAGACATGACCCTTACCATAGTTGAAGCTTGGTATAAAAAGGTTCTGGAAGTGACCCTTTTGATAATCCAAGGGCAGCCTCAACACCCTCTAGCATGCCTGCTTTTACCCGTGCTGTTGTAGCAGCAGGAATGTTTTCCTGATAAACAGAAGTTGGCTCAAATTTCCGTTATTAGAAGTCCTAATCATTGCATGCAATACATGTTAATAAAAAAATGCTAACATGCATGACCATGCATAGGTTATCAATAAATTGATCACATCCTTCCAAGTATATTTCTAGTTAAGGAACTAATGATATATCAATGTTAATTTTCCTCATTTATTCACTCCTAAAATATTGAATATAAACCTAAAACCAATCAAGGCGTTATGAAACAAATTCGTGTGGTATATCATACTGTTTTGAAAATTCGACCACCTACCTGTGGAACCTTGTTTTGTTTTCCATAAGCAGCAGTGCTCAGAAAGGTCCAACAGTGAGGACCTCCACTCTGGGAAACCTGTAGTTTCTTTGTATTATTGGCCATCCATGACACTGAATCAATTCCTCTCACAAAAGCTCCTTCAAAAGGGACTTCTGTGCTGCCTGGAAAAGGAAGAGGGTCCTCGAATGCTGCTAGAAGGGCCCATATCGAATTCAACTCCAAACTCTAACACAACGGAGTGATGGCCAATACAACAGAAACAAGAAGCAGTATGAGATGAATATATTTTGTGCTTAACAGGCAGCTGAAAAGAGTACTAGTTTATCAAATCAAATGAACTGAGCAAGCGATGTCCTGAATTCACCTTCATTTGTTTTGCAATCAATGGCAATCCTGATGTCATGAGCAAGCGATTTGCACATTTTCCTATTGGTAAATAGAGCATTAGTGACTATTGGTAAACAGGCTTGTAGAATAAGTAAAAGATTATAAAAAATTTCAGATTACTATACAATTCCAGCATAGCAATCCAAACAGAAACTCAGACAAGTAAAAGCTTTCCCTTCTTCTcttgaagaaaaatgaaatgaacTCCAAATTGAGAACATTTCACCGATGAAGCAAGCTATGAAAAGATAAGATTAAGATGAACATATTAAGTTACCATTGTGTGCAATAACAATCGCATCGAACTTCCCACAGGGTTTCCCATTTTCACTCAAGTGCCACATGCCATTGAATGGCTCCAGTTTACTGATCCAGCACGGTCTCACCACATTAACCATGCGAGACTGCACGCGTTAGAGATTCTTATCAGGCAACAACATGAGAACAGAACCAAATATTGAAATCtctaaaacaacaacaacaaaagccttatcccactaagtgaggtcggctataCAAATCACACTACGCCATTGAGCTCCATCAAAAACTAAATTATGAGGGGTTAACAAAAAAAAGGGTTTAACAGACAAAGTTTTCCACTCCACTGACTGCATAGTTTCCTAGTTGTTGTGAGTAAACAAAACACTGATTGATTGAATTGGCTATCTAACCAGGAATCACCTCAGACAGCAATGAATCAGCAACGAACCGCATTCCATTTGTGGCTATATATCTTGGAGGGGAGGGTAGAAATGGAAGAAACTGACCACCTTTCTGAAGCTCCCCTACTGTACCCTCCCACTCTCGCACCAAACCCTTGTCCATCCAAGCATTAACCAGTTCCATGAAACGAGAATCATTCACAGTGAAGAATTGAGCAGCATGGTCAAATATCAATGGATGAGATTGAGAATCAACAACCCTGGTTCCCATTCTTCCTCCAAGACCATGAACACCCTGTAACAACAAGCAGTAACGCGTTAAGAAGATAGAAATGGCGAAACTAgtttgaggaagaagaggaaactGACAGTGTCGAATACAGTGGAGCGAACACCGCGTTTCTCTAAGAACAAGGCGCAGATGAGACCGGAGATGCCACCGCCGATGATGGCAACAAGTGGGTCGTCGGAGATGGGAGTGGTGAAGGTAACTTGCTCTTGTTtgaaggttttcttcagaattgACCTTCTAGAGGTTCCATATTTGCGGGTTTTGGAGGATGAAGAAGGTTTTTGCTTCTTCTGCGCATCCATCCTCACCATGCAAAATCTTGAGGAGGAGGCAGAGCTACAGGTGTTGAGAAATGGGGTTGTGGAGGGTAATAGTTTCCATGTATTGAGACTCAGAGCAACCATGGTTTCTGGCTTTGCTGGAGCCAGTAAACACTGAATGCTTGATTTTTCATTCCAGCTTAATTATTAACCATATCCTTATTCACATTCAAATTGGTCTCCGAAAGTGTCAAACGGACAAGTTCGTCTCAGAAGAATGAAATACTCTTGCGGTGACTTACTGTTTAAAATGAGTTGACCGACATCTTATCTAATCATAAAAACTAACTTGACTCACATTTTATAGATCACATACCGTGAATATCTCGTAAGTGAAATGACGAACTTAATTCACATGCAAAATATATCATTCACTCAAAGATAAATTCTAAATGGTGTTCATAAGTCATAACTCTGTCCTTAtgctaatatttttattatttttctatcaaATCAAATTGTTGTTTCCCCCTTATTTTTGGAAAGATTCACATTCATCCATAATCTACAATGGTCTTGCAGCTCCTTCATCACCCTCCTATAATTCATTCCTTAATATTGGGTGGTACCCTCCTCCTTCAGGATGGGTAAGATCAATGTTGATGGCTATGTGGATGGGACAGACAATCTTGCAAGCTGTGGAGGAATCTGCAGAGATGAACCTGGGTGTTGGATGAAAGGTTTCTGCCGCAATCTAGGATCTGCAAATGTTCTGACTGCTAAGTTTTGGAGAACACTTGGGAGTTTCCTTTTCTAGGCTTCGTGCCCCTCTTTGTTACCAAAATAAAATGTTGGACAAAAACATTTTGAATCTTTGATATTGAGGCTATTGTGTATTCATGTTCGGTTGAATGGAATGTCAATAGAGCTTTGAATCTCTTCTAATATTTTTACTTGAAAAAGTGAGATCCCACTCCATAGACAATTGTATGCCATTCTAATACTACAAATGTACTTTGAACTTCCTGAACCCAAACTGCTCCACTCACATGTTTGCCTTAGATAAACCACCAAACATGACAACTTTCTTCAATGTACATGCACAATTGCATGTCATCTTCAGGTTAAATTAAAAGTAAATGTACTATCAACTCTTAGTGAACCTAAAATGCTTCATTTACATTTTAGCCATAGAGAAGTCTACGATTTAATTTTTCTCGTAGTGAATGTTGTGGGAAGATAGTATGCTTCGCAAACATGTTTAGTATGTGTTTTGATACCATGATTTTTCCTTAATTCATAAAAAGAATTTTgcttacttttttcttttgaaatacgTATGTTAATGTCTATTTGCATTAAGACTAACAAGATTCAAGCATAGCAATAATCATCGGTTCTTTGCTCTGCTATGGGGATCGCTGGTATCTGTTCTTGTTTGCTTCACGCGTATGGATTTTGGCTAAGTAGTATTGGGTGAGAATTCTCATGTATAGTGTGGGCAATTGGTTTACGTTGGGGGATTTGCTGGCTCAAGATTGGCTTGGGTTTTCTTGTATCTTTGGATTCTAGTTTTTAGTCTCtagtctttttctttctcttttctttttctccctCTTTGTATTTGGgcttagcaccccttgtgctaaatTTAAATGCAATTCATTggtttatctaaaaaaaaactagatcgaacatcaattttgaaattatcaAATGGCATAAATATCTAATCTCAATTATGAAACTATCAAGCATCCCAAACTTCAGCTAGCACCACCCAGAGCCGGCGTGACTCACCATCGCAGCCTCGACTATCGTTGTCCCTAACTTTGTCGTTGTCGACCTCTTCTCGTTCCGAATCATGCATCGTTGTCAAAGAAGGCTTCATCGCGGGCCTCCTCTGTTTTCCAGAACCGCCTGTTTCAAGTACCTCTCTCTTCGTCTCGATCTCTCCTCCCCTTCAGCCTCTCCTGTTATCTTTCACGCTTCATCCTTTGGTGTGACTGCGTGTGAGGGCAGTACAATTACTATTGAGATTGGAGTTTAAAGAAGGGAAGACGATGAAGGAGGAGGTGAGGCTGGAAGATTCTGGTCGGCTGGAGACCACCATGGAGGAGAGCGAGGGTTTAGAAGATGTGAAACAACAACCTACGAAAAGAAAGTGCATTCCAGGATTGATGCTTCAATGTCCAAACATGAAGTAAACGACAACCTTGTGAACCCAAAATGCTCTAGTCACATTTTTGCCTTAGATAAACCAAACATGACAACTTTCTTCAATGTCCATACACAATTGCATGTCATCTTCAAGTCAAATTAAAAGTAAATGTACTATCAACTCTCAGTGAACCTTAAATGCTCCATTCACATTTTTGCCCTAGAGAATTCTACGATTTAATTTGTCTCGTAGTGAATGGTGTtggtatcaaaaaaaaatttataggtaataaaaaaaaattatgttggcATTAAGACCAACAAattttaattctttttataATTTGGAGGGTCTGAGACCCAAGAAGACCAACAAAATTCAAGCACAGCAATAATGACAGTTTAATTGATCCAGCATCAATTCTGAAATTATCAAATGGCATAAGTATCCAACATCAATTCTGAAACTATCAAATGGCATAAATGGATACATGAGTCTCAACAGGCATTACTAATGACTGATTGAAAATTATAAGACATACGTAAGTGACGGACTGGATCAAGATACCAATACCATACAGACTCTCATATCAAATGATCTAAGATTATAAGAAACCAACTCATATGGTCTAAGGTTTTGGAAAGTTCATCCATCATTAAACCTCTTCCTTCGACGATgtctaaaaagtaaaaatcaaAGTTGAATAACCTATAAGATCCTAAAAAATGGAATATCTTTCATAAAAATTTACCTCAGCCAAGTCTCGAAGCAATCTGGGGAATATCAGATTTCATTCATGTATCTTACATCAATaactatttatatataaaatgaTGTCTCCCAGTATAACTTACAAATTAACAAAACATATACAATTCAAGTTAAAAACAAACCACTTAAAAATGTCAGTCCTGATGAAAAGAAAATAAGGCCATCTCTTCTGCTGCAAACATCACATTTGATGTGATCAAGGAAAATCAAGGCCATTTTCCTCTCAACTGGAGGTCAGTAAAATCTTTGGAAGCTCATGATTCGACTGATATGTCCGCATTTGTCTGCTCGGTGATCTTAGGTGGAGCTGTTCTTGTCTCCTTATCCAGTTTTGGTCGTTCTTTGGTCTTGCAAGTGCCATTGCTATTACGTCCAGTGGTCCTGTCCTTGTTTTTTAGGGGGACAGGGCTACCAGATCCGGAGTTGACGTTAGTGCCAACGCTGTTACGTGCTCGAGTAGATGAATCTGGAGAAGAGAGGACAGAAGCATCACCACAGCTCTTTCTCCGGGATAGTTTTGGTGACTTGGGGCGAGTCAGTGGCAGCTGCAATCAAAGGAAAGGGGATGAAGAGTTTTTCAACTGAAGGGTATTGATAAAAAATGACATGATCATGACAAGGCAATGGTGTTAGGTATTTCATGAATGCGCATACTAGTTATCGAGGAAGAGCCATCACTGAACTCAGACAAAGAATGGTGTATGCTACTGCCAAATATGCATTCCTGACATTGTCATATTTTAACattcatattgtatagtattcCTTCAGTTTACGCATGTAAGTTCTAAAATTTTCAATGGCAATTTCAGATTCATCCTGAGACTTGGAGAAGACAGATTAAAAGGGAAACTGTACCTTCTTGAGTTCAGTCTTAGGGGGAGGCCCCTCATAGTAGAAGCTTGGTACTGGTTTTGCTTTAATGACCAAATTCTTTCTCAACTGCTTAAGGGCTGCTTGCTCCTCTTCCTATACAGAGTATATAAACAGATATATAATCATTAATCAATTCAATATGCAAAATGTGTATTATTATATAAACCATATCTAATCAAATTCAATACGCAAAATGTAACGTAGGAGGATAGAAAGAAAAAGACCATGTACATGGTCATAAACCTAGGCTTTGGGTTAAGCGATTAGATGTTTGTACTTTGTAGCACAAGGGGGAGACAAACAAAAAGGCAAAAAGTGAACAATCTAAGAGTTAAGGAAAACTACTAGATTTAGATAGTCTATCATTATACATGATTCATGACATGGCATTATGACATCATTTGATTCATATAGCTGACCATTTAGTGAGAAAAGACTTCAATTGTTGTCAATTTTGTAAAGAGCGAAAAATGGAAAATCACACATGGACGTGCAGCAGGCAACAAGAGGAGAAAGACCAACGTACCTTTCGCCTTGCCTCATACtgcattttttcttcttcaagaGCTCGATTTTTCTCCTCTAATTTCATATAAAACTGGATGGATAAATCAAAGtgacaagaagaaaaaaaaaccactaATTAGATTTAACTAATAAGACCAACTAGGAATGCAATCAACCTCAAAATACATGTTAAAATAAGATATTTGTTGAAAAAAATACCTCCTTCCGTTTCTCTGCACGATCGTAGCATCTAAATGTAGGTGCTGAACCAACAGTGACTTTAGATCTAGCGGTGCGTGCAGATGCAGCGCTATTATTTACGGTTAAAGAACAAAAGAGAACAGCTGCCATATTATATTTCAACACACGAAATATGTAGCTCTATTTGGGGGATTCTAGATAGTTATTtttctgcttttttttttaaaaaaaattatgaaagaaCAGTTAGATATTTGGTAATATTCAGTATGGCAGATTCTAAGGTTTTTCCAACACGGCTAAAACTTGCTCTGttcagaagaaaaataaaatcaaaatgttCAATTTTTAAGGATACGAGGAAGTAACAGACCaattatcttcatcatcatggTGCTTCTTATCATCATGTGGCAAGGGCTTCTTTGATGAAAAAGGTGTGTTCGGCTGCAGAAATAGAAAAGATTTTGCATTTCAGTAATATCATAAAACAAACTACCTCACCCTATTCTAGACAAACATAGCAATACGTGCAAGTAAAAGGATCACTACAAACCTTAAGACATATAAGCAGGAAAATTGATTTACCTTAGAAAATTCTAGCAAATGAGCAAAATTTCGAAATAAAATAacttttattaaattattagtAATTTCAAAATGTTATGATGTCTAAACCTGTGAATTCTTTGAGGAATTAGGTGAGTCCATGTTGTTAGCTTTTGGTGACAAGTTCTGTTCAGTTGCAACAGCTTCAGTATCAACAGTCTGTGTGTGGGTTACATGCTTTTCAGTAGCCTGATCAGATGGCTGTGGAGCAGGGGGGCTTGTGTGCTCTTTATCCAGAGAAATTGATATTGCAGTAGGTGAGCTTAGTTCTTGATTGTCATTCACCTTCTGTACTTCAGATTTCTCATTCTTCTCAGCAGGAGGCAAGCCAGCATTTAGTTTTGTGTTTTTGGCACTCAACACGTCTTTTTTCTCATGAtctattgcctgaaccattgctGCAATTTTGGGAGAAACACGCACTCTATCTCCCAATCTACCATTTGGCTTATTGTCCTCAACCTGCTGTATGCCAGTAACTTCCCTCCCCATGACGCTGCATGGtacaaatattaaataaattcgGACACAAATTGATATTGAAGAAATATACATATATGATAAATTGAACGAAATTGTAGATATTAGTTTCTAGACATGAAAGCTAATTAACCCTGAAAACTTGAAGAAAGGAATGTAGAATCATAGAGATGAGAATATCGAAAATAGGCAACCCCATCAGGTGGGAATCTATGGGGACTTAATTAATTACCAGGAGAATGACGTGGAATGGGAGAAAAGGGGCATTTGAATTGAAGGGTATGATTCTGAGGAATAACAACAGAATCATACATACGGAAGTGAAAATTCAAAGGCGATTCTAACGTGATCTAAGGATATATAAATACAGAAAATCCATTCACATATCCTAGAATTAATTAATGGCAAGTAATATATAAtttcaaacaacaaaaattcaCCAGAAGAAAGAGAGATCTGAAAATGGAGAAGCTAGCACATTACATTGCAGAGATTAGAGATTAgaatagaatgagaaagaaactCACCTCAATAATGGTGGCGGTGGCGCTCCGATCTGAGAAGATCTCGAGGTATCAAGCTTCTTCGAAATCCAAAATTTATTTATGTGTGCTATTCCTTTTCTTTAGGgaggttattttttttatttattatttttaagtgtTGGTTATAATTACGTGTGTCTCTTCGTTGGGTAATGCTTATTTATAGACGAAgccatttcattttttttgttattgtcAATTGACGGTGTTAAATTCACAGTGAGGTTTCAACGGGAAATATGACGTCCGGTTAAATCCGTAAACCGAAACGGACACGTGTAAGGTCAGGCGTCGGAAGTTGGATTACAGGGCCAAGTTGTATGGGTGTTCCTGCCATTATTATGGACGCAGTTGATAATTGGGTCTTAGGCTTGTCAAAAAAGCCATGAACATGGGAGTTCCTTTCTAGCCAAGCTGCTAGCAGTTGAATTAGGTCTGAAACATGGTCGAGAGATGGGGTTCGTATATAAACATTCTTTGTGGGTATGATTGTGCTCACAAGCCAAGAGGATGTGCAGACGTACTAAACAAGAGACGACGTCATCACGAGGATTTGTGCTATGTTAGCTTGGGATTGGAATGCTCGTTTGAAACACATCCCTAAAGACAAGAATCTAGTTGTTGATTTCTTACTTGTCAAGCTTCCCATAAGAGCTCTTCACGTCGTGTTTGGTGGCTTCCTCCTTCTGGTGTTGTGGTTGCGTTGTGTCGTAGTTTAATtacttagttcttattttacttcatatatatatatatataaaaaaaaactactcaaAATAATTTGTGAAGACAATATCTAAACttattatttttgtattttagttATGGAAAAAACTcattcaaacatcttaataagTACTACTATTAGCCATCATTTTAATTTATACAAAATAATTAGTGGTGATTAAGCACTTAGCCATCATTTTTAGATAGAAGCAATTTGAAGCGTGCCGAATGACATTGACCTTTTGGTTATACGGAATTGACTATGAACCAACGTGGTTTTGGGTGGCTAGAAAAGAATTTCAGTTGCTAATTAACGCCGTTATATTTAACGGCAACTTATAATTatattttctctatttttacATTATTcttcaaaataaataataatggaGGTGGTCCTGGTTCTGGTTCTTTCCGCTATCAGAATCTTTTTGTCAAAAAATTTCAtcctttttttaatcttttatccgctttttaaaactatttttttaataaaataaaaaccaatttttAATGTGCTAAATATAAGATACTCATACAGTGACCTTGTCTTGTTTGTCAGAAAATTCGGTAGAAGCGACAACTTTTGTCCATTGACGTATTTACCCTTCCTCACGTGACATTCCTTTAGTTTTTTTGGCTAAGAATTCTAATTTAAATTCCTtgattaaataagttttttggTTAAGCCCTTGATTAAATAAAGTATAAACGAGTCGGAACCACCTTTTCTATCCATGCCCCacgtattattattatttttaaaatatatatatacatatatatatatatataacataaatAAAACACTTTTAACGGCATGTTGGATACACAATAGATGCTCACTCTTGAGTAAGAGCTATGGGTAAAAATAGTTAAGTCAAGGTAGATTTTATGTGGCTTAAGTTTGACTTGCATTCTAAATTTTGCAGCTCAAGTTTTATAGGCCAAATTTTAAAGTATAATGTAACCAATTAGCATATTCATAAGCCTATTAACAGAAAATGACATTTTAAAGAAGTCAATAGACCAACAAGCTAAAAGGCGGCTGACGGAGTAATAAGCATTTCTACgcaatattgatttttaaaaaatatatattgagtttaaaacaataattatagtagtattatatttatatatgccattgataataataatattattatttgagTATGTTGGACTATATATCAcgccaaataattttttttcataatcagAGAATAATCTTTTTAGCTAATCAGGTTTTCTAAAAAGTTTGAATCTGATATTTTTAATAAACGTCAGGTCAGATCTTTGTATGTCCTATTTTCACCTCTAATAGAAGCAGCACAATATATCTTTGAGGAGAATTATATATCTACCAATTAAGAGTTGTGCTTATCTCCACATATTATTgagctttttattttcatccctTTTCtgtctcttaaaacttttgtgGAATATATTATTCATTTAATTGAAAACAAATTCAAAACACTTAGCTACTTTATTAATAATGTATAGATTTTTGCATGTAGATCGATCAGCTGCACTCAAGATATAAATAGTTTTGTTACTAATTAAGTCACTAACAATGTTGAAGGCGCGCTTGATGTCATTTATGACACACACATTAATTCAAGTTGTATATATATCAATCAATAGAAAGCTATTACTACATGTATGCCAATGATGCTGATAAATATTAAAATGGTAACATATTGTGTCACTTTTCATATGGAAAACTGAGTATTAACCTTTACTAGCTACTTGAATATATGCAGTTGTTTTGATAGAATGATCACCATGATATGTGGTTGATGGTTCTACCGTACTCATCATGAATTCCAAACTGCAATTCTAAGATAAAAAGTAACATCctgaaaatatatttaactaGATAAAAATTGTGAACTTGAGCTATATATAGGTTGGCGACATTCTGCTTAACTAAATACGTAACTTAATTTTCCCAAACTATGCCTAGCTAGATGCCATCAGTTCTCCTTAACTAGATGCCTAATTTAACTTTCCCAATACATGCATACCTAGATGCCATCAGTTCCTATAATTTGCTACGTATTGCTCAACTTTTGAATAAGGGCTAGCACAGGGGTAGTAGTAGCTAGTGCCGTGCGACTTTTATCAACAAGACAACAACGTAAATCTTGCGAAACTAATAGATAATTGAGATGTTTAAGTATCGAATCAAGggtttgatgattaattgatAGCGTGTATGGAGAATAGTTTATTAAAAacgtttattaattaatttagtgtGATTTAGAGTCTTGAGAAAATTAATTGTATAACTGTGGGCTGTAGGAATCCATTTGGTACACCTAAAAGAAAGTAGTGCCGACTTTTTCTCCTCTTCTAAAGCGCCTTTCCctttttaaatttgaagttgCAAAGGAAGTAGATTTCTATCTGATTCTGTTTCATTTTAAATTCCTATATCAAAATTAGCTCTTTTGAATTAAGGGGTTGTTCATAAATTCAGGATCAAACTCTTGATCTTATTAAATGGTGACCAAATAAAGTACTGCCGAACAGAAAAGTAGATTGTTTATAAAAAGCTATGGAGGCGTGTGACAAAGGAATCCTCCTCGTACTCATGGGATGTTTATTAGGTAATCTTGCTATTTAATGTAAAAGTTCTAATAGTCCATGCTAGACACTagagaaattaattttcaatgGTAGACAACCCACATTCATGTTCTGGTTTAAATTAACTATATTCAAACAATAACTGTTGATTGTGGAAGAAAGCAAGTTAAGCTATAATTCAGCCTCTAATTCTAGCTATAGCTTATTGAGCTGTGTGTTTTGctaacattaattaattatactttTGTTTTGTCAAGATCTCCAAAGTTAACAAGAATCTATTTCCTTCCTAACATTGTTAAAGTACAGTTTATATATCTCTGACTAACAAATTAAAGATTCGTTTTTCCATGTTACTTTCAGGAAAAATGAAGGCTTCAAATATGCCTTTTCAGTTTGTCCTATAGTTCTACTACACATTAGCTTTCCTAATCTAATGCATGTTAATTTGGTTCAtttacaaacaaacaaaaaagtaaAACTATAAACAAAAAATACTATTGTGAAATATGTTTTTAccttaaaaaataaactaaCCTAAACATAGGCTAAGAGATTTATGAATTTAATaactatataaaataatttGTACCCATGTATCCAGGGATTGTATGTGGAAA
This is a stretch of genomic DNA from Lotus japonicus ecotype B-129 chromosome 1, LjGifu_v1.2. It encodes these proteins:
- the LOC130731295 gene encoding uncharacterized protein LOC130731295, whose product is MVALSLNTWKLLPSTTPFLNTCSSASSSRFCMVRMDAQKKQKPSSSSKTRKYGTSRRSILKKTFKQEQVTFTTPISDDPLVAIIGGGISGLICALFLEKRGVRSTVFDTGVHGLGGRMGTRVVDSQSHPLIFDHAAQFFTVNDSRFMELVNAWMDKGLVREWEGTVGELQKGGQFLPFLPSPPRYIATNGMRFVADSLLSESRMVNVVRPCWISKLEPFNGMWHLSENGKPCGKFDAIVIAHNGKCANRLLMTSGLPLIAKQMKSLELNSIWALLAAFEDPLPFPGSTEVPFEGAFVRGIDSVSWMANNTKKLQVSQSGGPHCWTFLSTAAYGKQNKVPQENIPAATTARVKAGMLEGVEAALGLSKGSLPEPFYTKLQLWGAALPTNTPGIPCIFDPFGRAGICGDWLLGSNIEAAVLSGVALANHIADYCQSPAGSDAGEFAIGLNHEFQPLEGHDIGQFPGLVSEEKTKESQVYELAK
- the LOC130731296 gene encoding protein WAVE-DAMPENED 2 isoform X2, whose amino-acid sequence is MGREVTGIQQVEDNKPNGRLGDRVRVSPKIAAMVQAIDHEKKDVLSAKNTKLNAGLPPAEKNEKSEVQKVNDNQELSSPTAISISLDKEHTSPPAPQPSDQATEKHVTHTQTVDTEAVATEQNLSPKANNMDSPNSSKNSQPNTPFSSKKPLPHDDKKHHDDEDNWSVTSSAASARTARSKVTVGSAPTFRCYDRAEKRKEFYMKLEEKNRALEEEKMQYEARRKEEEQAALKQLRKNLVIKAKPVPSFYYEGPPPKTELKKLPLTRPKSPKLSRRKSCGDASVLSSPDSSTRARNSVGTNVNSGSGSPVPLKNKDRTTGRNSNGTCKTKERPKLDKETRTAPPKITEQTNADISVES
- the LOC130731296 gene encoding protein WVD2-like 1 isoform X1, with the protein product MPLFSHSTSFSCVMGREVTGIQQVEDNKPNGRLGDRVRVSPKIAAMVQAIDHEKKDVLSAKNTKLNAGLPPAEKNEKSEVQKVNDNQELSSPTAISISLDKEHTSPPAPQPSDQATEKHVTHTQTVDTEAVATEQNLSPKANNMDSPNSSKNSQPNTPFSSKKPLPHDDKKHHDDEDNWSVTSSAASARTARSKVTVGSAPTFRCYDRAEKRKEFYMKLEEKNRALEEEKMQYEARRKEEEQAALKQLRKNLVIKAKPVPSFYYEGPPPKTELKKLPLTRPKSPKLSRRKSCGDASVLSSPDSSTRARNSVGTNVNSGSGSPVPLKNKDRTTGRNSNGTCKTKERPKLDKETRTAPPKITEQTNADISVES